In one window of Deltaproteobacteria bacterium DNA:
- the tgt gene encoding tRNA guanosine(34) transglycosylase Tgt produces MRFALEATDRSCAARAGRLFTDHGEVATPVFMPVGTHAAVRAMTPEQVKATGARIVLANTYHLLLRPGPDLIKKAGGLHAFMAWDGPILTDSGGFQVFSLKHKEISPEGVRFRNEIDGSTVMLTPERSIEIQHALGADIIMAFDECTPYPASRELARRGVENSLAWLERCIAAHGASTQALFPIVQGSVYPELRAECARSIVRFDSPGYAIGGVSVGEGIDELKRIVSITAPLLPETKPRYLMGVGLPEDLVESVERGIDMFDCVIPTRYARSATLFTRRGRIRMNHRRYRPDMYPIDTSCDCYACATFTRAYLNHLYAANEILAAILGAIHNVRFYQRLMAEMREAIVAGRFADWKAAFRAEYRESGERGASEPDSGA; encoded by the coding sequence ATCCGGTTCGCGCTCGAGGCGACGGACCGCAGCTGTGCGGCCCGCGCCGGCCGTCTCTTCACCGACCACGGCGAGGTCGCGACGCCCGTCTTCATGCCGGTCGGCACGCACGCCGCGGTGCGCGCGATGACGCCCGAACAGGTGAAGGCGACCGGCGCGCGGATCGTGCTCGCGAACACCTATCACCTGCTGCTCCGTCCCGGACCGGACCTGATCAAGAAGGCGGGCGGCCTGCACGCGTTCATGGCGTGGGACGGGCCGATCCTGACCGACTCGGGGGGCTTTCAGGTGTTCAGCCTGAAGCACAAGGAGATCAGCCCCGAGGGCGTACGCTTCCGCAACGAGATCGACGGCTCGACCGTCATGCTCACTCCGGAGCGCTCGATCGAGATCCAGCACGCGCTCGGCGCCGACATCATCATGGCGTTCGACGAGTGCACGCCGTACCCGGCGAGCCGGGAGCTGGCGCGGCGCGGCGTCGAGAACTCGCTCGCCTGGCTCGAGCGCTGCATCGCCGCGCACGGCGCCTCGACGCAGGCGCTGTTTCCGATCGTACAGGGATCGGTGTACCCGGAGCTGCGCGCGGAATGCGCGCGAAGCATCGTCCGCTTCGATTCGCCCGGCTATGCGATCGGCGGGGTCTCGGTGGGCGAGGGAATCGATGAGCTGAAGCGCATCGTCTCGATCACTGCGCCGCTGCTGCCCGAGACGAAGCCGCGCTACCTGATGGGCGTCGGGCTTCCCGAGGACCTGGTCGAGTCCGTCGAGCGCGGGATCGACATGTTCGACTGCGTGATCCCCACCCGCTACGCGCGCTCGGCGACGCTCTTCACGCGCCGCGGTCGGATCCGAATGAACCACCGCCGCTACCGCCCCGACATGTATCCGATCGACACGAGCTGTGACTGCTACGCGTGCGCGACGTTCACCCGCGCGTATCTGAACCACCTGTATGCAGCCAACGAGATCCTCGCCGCGATCCTCGGCGCGATCCACAACGTTCGTTTCTACCAGCGGCTGATGGCGGAGATGCGCGAGGCGATCGTCGCGGGCCGCTTCGCCGACTGGAAGGCGGCCTTCCGCGCCGAGTATCGCGAGTCGGGCGAGCGCGGCGCGAGCGAGCCGGACAGCGGCGCGTGA
- the purM gene encoding phosphoribosylformylglycinamidine cyclo-ligase, whose protein sequence is MSQSEYARSGVDTSEADRALARLILEISPTQAFGAASEIGIGHFAAVIIFGPLHVALTTDGVGTKLLVAQAIGRYDTIGIDCVAMNVNDLLCVGAKPIAMLDYIAVERCDPEVFGQIGKGLCEGARQAGVSIVGGETALIPAMLRGAREGSGLDLVGMAIGIVPEGGLIDGSKVRPGDALIGVASNGVHSNGLTLARSVLQRKLGFEEWVEELGGTLADELLRPTRIYVAQVEALAKAGVQPRALAHITGDGFLNIRRIEAPVGFEIDFLPPAPPIFGLIRKLGELDAAEMASVFNMGVGLTVVVPESDVERTLAALQGTGVDAWRLGRAVADPERAIRILPERLVGRSKLFVREP, encoded by the coding sequence ATGAGCCAGAGCGAGTACGCGCGCAGCGGCGTGGACACCAGCGAAGCGGATCGCGCGCTGGCGCGGCTGATTCTGGAGATCTCCCCCACGCAGGCGTTCGGCGCCGCGAGCGAGATCGGAATCGGGCACTTCGCGGCAGTGATCATTTTCGGCCCGCTGCACGTCGCGCTCACCACCGACGGGGTCGGCACGAAGCTCCTGGTCGCGCAAGCCATCGGCCGGTACGACACGATCGGAATCGACTGCGTGGCGATGAACGTGAACGACCTGCTCTGCGTCGGAGCGAAGCCGATCGCGATGCTGGACTACATCGCGGTCGAGCGCTGCGACCCCGAGGTCTTCGGCCAGATCGGCAAGGGGCTCTGCGAGGGCGCGCGACAGGCGGGTGTCTCGATCGTCGGTGGCGAGACGGCGCTGATTCCGGCCATGCTGCGCGGCGCGCGCGAGGGAAGCGGGCTGGATCTGGTGGGGATGGCGATCGGCATCGTGCCCGAGGGCGGCCTGATCGACGGCTCGAAGGTGCGGCCGGGCGATGCGCTGATCGGCGTGGCCTCGAACGGCGTGCACTCGAACGGGCTCACGCTCGCGCGCTCCGTGCTGCAGCGAAAGCTCGGCTTCGAGGAATGGGTCGAAGAGCTCGGAGGGACGCTCGCCGACGAGCTTCTGCGCCCGACACGGATCTACGTCGCCCAGGTCGAGGCGCTCGCGAAGGCGGGCGTGCAGCCGCGGGCGCTCGCGCACATCACCGGCGACGGCTTCCTGAACATCCGCCGGATCGAAGCGCCGGTCGGCTTCGAGATCGACTTCCTGCCGCCGGCTCCGCCGATCTTCGGTCTGATCCGGAAGCTCGGCGAGCTCGATGCGGCCGAGATGGCCAGCGTCTTCAACATGGGAGTGGGCCTGACCGTGGTCGTGCCGGAGTCCGACGTCGAGCGCACGCTCGCGGCGCTCCAGGGCACGGGCGTCGACGCGTGGCGGCTCGGCCGCGCGGTCGCGGATCCCGAGCGCGCGATCCGGATCCTGCCAGAGCGGCTCGTCGGCCGGTCGAAGCTCTTCGTCCGCGAGCCGTGA
- a CDS encoding D-glycerate dehydrogenase — protein sequence MSVRVRVRPGVPDAALRVLAEAGLGFEVGPLDGTGVEALLCLLTDRIDAGFLAANPGMRIVANMAVGTDNVDLAAATRLGIAVSNTPDVLTDATADLAFALLLAAARRLAWADRYVRAGGFVGWNPELGIGLDVTGRTLGIVGAGRIGRAVAERARGFRMEVLLHSRSGGPPLAELLERSDFVSLHVPLTQQTRHLIGAPELARMKRTAVLVNTARGPIVDEAALVAALRAGRIAAAGLDVFEREPALAPGLRDLPQVVLAPHVGSATVATRARMAEVAARNVVAALRGEPIPNRVA from the coding sequence ATGAGCGTGCGAGTGCGCGTGCGTCCAGGCGTCCCCGACGCCGCGCTGCGCGTGCTGGCGGAGGCGGGTCTCGGCTTCGAGGTCGGGCCGCTCGACGGCACGGGGGTCGAGGCCCTGCTCTGCCTGCTCACGGATCGGATCGACGCGGGGTTTCTCGCCGCGAACCCGGGCATGCGGATCGTCGCGAACATGGCCGTGGGCACCGACAACGTCGATCTGGCGGCCGCCACGCGGCTCGGAATCGCCGTATCGAACACGCCCGACGTGCTGACCGACGCGACCGCCGACCTCGCCTTCGCGCTCCTGCTCGCCGCGGCGCGCCGCCTGGCCTGGGCCGACCGCTACGTGCGCGCCGGCGGCTTCGTGGGCTGGAACCCGGAGCTCGGCATCGGACTGGACGTGACGGGCCGAACGCTGGGAATCGTCGGTGCGGGCCGGATCGGCCGCGCGGTCGCCGAGCGCGCGCGCGGCTTCCGCATGGAGGTCCTGCTGCACTCGCGCAGCGGTGGTCCGCCGCTTGCCGAGCTGCTAGAGCGCAGCGACTTCGTCTCGCTTCACGTCCCGCTCACGCAGCAGACGCGCCACCTGATCGGCGCGCCGGAGCTCGCGCGGATGAAGCGGACCGCGGTGCTGGTGAACACCGCGCGCGGGCCGATCGTCGACGAGGCCGCGCTCGTCGCCGCGCTTCGCGCGGGCCGGATCGCCGCGGCCGGCCTCGACGTCTTCGAGCGCGAGCCGGCGCTCGCCCCGGGCCTTCGCGATCTGCCGCAGGTCGTGCTCGCGCCGCACGTCGGCAGCGCCACCGTCGCCACGCGCGCTCGGATGGCCGAGGTCGCCGCCCGAAACGTCGTCGCCGCGCTTCGCGGCGAGCCAATTCCGAATCGGGTGGCCTAG
- a CDS encoding GFA family protein, with translation MDVQGGCYCGAVRYRATGEALMRAQCHCRECQYVTGGSPNVFMALPESGFSYTKAQPKVFRRKDLPNPVTREFCAECGTHLVSRAPGLPGAVILKVGTLDDPSAFGGPQIAIFTVDKQTFHQIPAGVAAFERVPG, from the coding sequence ATGGACGTTCAGGGTGGCTGCTACTGCGGCGCGGTCCGCTATCGGGCGACGGGCGAGGCGCTGATGCGGGCGCAGTGCCACTGTCGCGAGTGCCAGTACGTCACCGGCGGCAGCCCGAACGTGTTCATGGCGCTACCGGAGTCGGGATTCAGCTACACCAAGGCGCAGCCGAAGGTGTTCCGCCGCAAGGACCTGCCCAATCCGGTCACGCGCGAGTTCTGCGCGGAGTGCGGCACGCACCTGGTCTCGCGCGCGCCCGGCCTGCCGGGTGCGGTCATCCTGAAGGTCGGCACGCTCGACGATCCGAGCGCGTTCGGCGGTCCGCAGATCGCGATCTTCACCGTCGACAAGCAGACCTTCCACCAGATTCCCGCCGGCGTGGCCGCGTTCGAGCGGGTGCCGGGCTGA
- a CDS encoding alpha/beta hydrolase, translated as MDLPTPGPVSLLREGLGLLELPRLLLRFPELARMPRGSGQPVMVLPGFGASDGSTFVLRSYLRFLGYQVRGWRMGVNTGQVAELLPRVRRRVASAADRAGDRVRLIGWSLGGVLAREVAREAPDLVRSVNTIGSPIVGGPKYTAVGRIYAQRGVDLDALEAEIEGREATPIRVPITAIWSRADGVVAWQACVDRRSPEVENVEVVATHLGLGFAADVYRVVAERLPR; from the coding sequence ATGGATCTGCCCACTCCGGGACCCGTCTCGCTCCTGCGCGAGGGGCTCGGACTGCTGGAGCTGCCGCGGCTTCTGCTGCGCTTTCCCGAGCTCGCGCGCATGCCGCGCGGATCCGGCCAGCCGGTCATGGTCCTGCCGGGATTCGGCGCGAGCGACGGCTCGACGTTCGTGCTGCGCTCGTATCTGCGCTTCCTGGGCTATCAGGTCCGAGGCTGGAGGATGGGCGTGAACACCGGACAGGTCGCCGAGCTGCTGCCGCGCGTCCGCCGACGCGTGGCGAGCGCGGCCGATCGCGCGGGCGACCGGGTGCGGCTGATCGGCTGGAGCCTTGGCGGAGTGCTCGCGCGCGAGGTCGCGCGCGAGGCGCCGGACCTGGTGCGCAGCGTGAACACGATCGGCTCCCCCATCGTCGGCGGGCCGAAGTACACCGCCGTCGGTCGCATCTACGCGCAACGGGGCGTGGATCTCGACGCGCTCGAGGCCGAGATCGAGGGCCGCGAGGCGACGCCGATCCGCGTGCCCATCACGGCGATCTGGTCGCGCGCCGACGGCGTCGTCGCCTGGCAAGCGTGTGTCGACAGGCGCAGCCCAGAAGTGGAGAACGTCGAGGTCGTGGCCACGCACCTCGGGCTCGGCTTCGCAGCCGACGTGTACCGGGTCGTCGCGGAGCGCCTGCCGCGATGA
- a CDS encoding glutathione S-transferase family protein, protein MKLYVFPVAPNPTRVRLYLAEKREAGGAIAVEEVTVSLPRSEQKSPEHLARNPFGRLPVLELDDGSYLTESLAIMEYLEELHPEPSLIGRNPVERARVRELERICELGVLLPIAQIVHATRSPLRLPARPEVAAHFREALPRVLELLDAKLADDRPFLAGAGPTVADFALAAAFQFGRFGGVEIEARFERIARWDLAYRERPAAKAVLVI, encoded by the coding sequence ATGAAGCTCTACGTCTTTCCCGTCGCCCCGAATCCGACCCGGGTGCGCCTGTATCTGGCCGAGAAGCGCGAAGCGGGTGGCGCGATCGCGGTCGAGGAAGTGACGGTGAGCCTGCCACGCTCGGAGCAGAAGTCGCCCGAGCACCTGGCGCGCAATCCTTTCGGGCGCCTGCCAGTGCTCGAGCTCGACGACGGCTCGTACCTCACGGAGTCACTCGCGATCATGGAATATCTCGAAGAGCTCCACCCGGAGCCGTCGCTGATCGGCCGCAATCCAGTGGAGCGTGCGAGGGTCCGCGAGCTCGAGCGCATCTGCGAGCTCGGCGTGCTGCTTCCCATCGCGCAGATCGTGCACGCGACACGCTCGCCGCTGCGCCTGCCTGCGCGGCCCGAGGTGGCGGCGCATTTCCGCGAGGCCCTGCCGCGCGTCCTCGAGTTGCTCGACGCGAAGCTCGCCGACGACCGTCCGTTCCTGGCGGGCGCGGGCCCTACCGTCGCGGATTTCGCGCTCGCGGCCGCGTTCCAGTTCGGCCGCTTCGGGGGAGTCGAGATCGAGGCCCGGTTCGAGCGGATCGCGCGCTGGGACCTCGCCTACCGCGAGCGACCCGCGGCGAAGGCCGTGCTCGTCATCTAG
- a CDS encoding PEP-CTERM sorting domain-containing protein (PEP-CTERM proteins occur, often in large numbers, in the proteomes of bacteria that also encode an exosortase, a predicted intramembrane cysteine proteinase. The presence of a PEP-CTERM domain at a protein's C-terminus predicts cleavage within the sorting domain, followed by covalent anchoring to some some component of the (usually Gram-negative) cell surface. Many PEP-CTERM proteins exhibit an unusual sequence composition that includes large numbers of potential glycosylation sites. Expression of one such protein has been shown restore the ability of a bacterium to form floc, a type of biofilm.) — MSRLFLVALVSLVTGVAGSAGALQLTVEQSFPLNGAPGDAEDIAVIYDGANAGIYIPHDSQGLVTVLDVNTGAFLYNFSFNFGTFPHTEFRAMDVLPNGNLIIGQHDVNYVREFVIPGNPGDGSVPIATPGTINFALPNHPDHPDLNQAFDEFEAITAFARPSDGQVFLLIGEEGRTPTGQSTEAPGEVYLAQVSGSGITGFTKLFDVPLADNFDDLSGLDVINMVFDGAGNIDLANSTVIMTDDSSGSDSSAFVLNLLGQILESLDGPGAGITANFESEFGQPWRDAEGVDYDAATGKITVFFSDGASGTPAIVRFDSVLEAPPAPEPALLGLLGAGLGALALRRARSSRL, encoded by the coding sequence GTGTCGCGGTTGTTCTTGGTCGCCTTGGTGTCGCTGGTCACGGGTGTCGCGGGGAGCGCAGGTGCGCTTCAGCTCACGGTCGAGCAGAGCTTCCCGCTGAACGGAGCGCCGGGAGACGCCGAGGACATCGCGGTCATCTACGACGGAGCCAACGCGGGCATCTACATCCCGCACGACAGCCAGGGCCTGGTCACGGTGCTCGACGTGAACACCGGCGCGTTCCTGTACAACTTCAGCTTCAACTTCGGCACGTTTCCGCACACCGAATTCCGCGCCATGGACGTGCTGCCCAACGGAAATCTGATCATCGGGCAGCACGACGTGAACTACGTGCGCGAGTTCGTGATCCCGGGGAATCCGGGAGACGGCAGCGTGCCCATCGCCACGCCCGGCACGATCAATTTCGCCCTGCCCAACCATCCCGACCATCCCGACCTGAACCAGGCGTTCGACGAGTTCGAGGCGATCACGGCGTTCGCGCGGCCGTCGGACGGGCAGGTGTTCCTGCTCATCGGCGAGGAGGGGCGGACGCCGACGGGCCAGAGCACGGAGGCACCCGGCGAGGTGTACCTGGCGCAGGTCTCCGGCTCCGGGATCACCGGCTTCACGAAGCTCTTCGATGTACCGCTCGCCGACAACTTCGACGATCTCTCCGGCCTCGACGTGATCAACATGGTCTTCGACGGCGCCGGCAACATCGACCTTGCGAACTCCACCGTGATCATGACCGACGACAGCTCGGGCAGCGACTCGAGCGCGTTCGTGCTCAACCTGCTCGGTCAGATTCTGGAGAGCCTCGACGGGCCGGGCGCTGGCATCACCGCGAACTTCGAGAGCGAGTTCGGCCAGCCGTGGCGCGATGCCGAGGGCGTCGACTACGACGCGGCGACCGGGAAGATCACGGTCTTCTTCAGCGATGGAGCGAGCGGCACGCCGGCGATCGTGCGCTTCGACAGCGTGCTGGAAGCGCCGCCCGCTCCCGAGCCCGCGCTTCTCGGCCTGCTCGGCGCGGGACTCGGCGCGCTCGCGCTGCGCCGCGCGCGGAGCTCCCGGCTCTAG
- a CDS encoding heavy metal-binding domain-containing protein has translation MGETQSRAPLDSENDVELYTSPWVSGTRAAAYFGPISSELFLQDDQVEDRSEAWSKAERELLESLRDKARLLGANAVVGLEITLDPFAQLPESAATGLRLHAVGTAAKLEPLF, from the coding sequence GTGGGTGAGACGCAGTCCCGCGCACCGCTCGACTCCGAGAACGATGTCGAGCTCTACACGTCCCCGTGGGTGAGCGGCACGCGCGCCGCGGCCTACTTCGGACCGATCAGCTCGGAGCTCTTCCTCCAGGACGACCAGGTCGAGGACCGCTCCGAGGCCTGGAGCAAGGCCGAGCGCGAGCTGCTCGAGTCGCTGCGCGACAAGGCGCGGCTGCTCGGTGCGAACGCGGTCGTCGGGCTCGAGATCACGCTCGATCCGTTCGCGCAGCTTCCCGAGTCCGCGGCGACCGGACTCCGTCTGCACGCGGTCGGCACCGCCGCGAAGCTCGAACCGCTGTTCTAG